In Acidimicrobiales bacterium, the genomic stretch TCGTAGCCGGCCTTCAACGCCTCTACTTTCGCCATGGACGAGTTGATGTACATGCCGGTTCCCTTCGCTGCCGGCGGCATGGCGTTGGGGTCGTGGCGCTGCCAGGAACTGATCTTCATGCGGACGCCGTTGGCAACCCCTTCGTCGCCGAGGTAGGCGCCCCACGGCCACACCGCAATCGACACGTTCACGGGGGCCGGCAGAGGATTGAGGCCCATCTCCCCATAGCCCAGGTACACGAGCGGGCGGATGTAGCACTCGGAGAGACCGTTGACGCGAACCGTCGCCTTGGTCGCCTCGATGAGCTCCTCGACAGTGAAGGGGACGTCGATCATGAAGATCTTCGCCGAATTGAAGAGCCGGACGATGTGGTCTGTGAGCCGGAACACCGCAGGCCCGGTCTCGGTCGGGTAGGCGCGGATCCCCTCGAACACACCGCAGCCGTAGTGGAGGGAGTGGGTGAGGATGTGCACGCGGGCTTCGTCCCAGTCGACGAATTCGCCGTCCATCCAGATCTTCTCGGTCTTGGTGATCGGCATCGGACTACACCCTTTCTGCGATCGCGTCGCCCACCTGGAAGGTGGAGCTGCCGGAACCCGGGACGAATCCCGAGACCGCCTTGGTTATGCGGGAGGCGGCGTCGCCGGCCCCGAGGAAGTCGAGCATCATCGCGGTTGACACGATCGCGGCTACCGGGTTCGCCTTGCCGGTGCCCGCAATGTCGGGCGCGGACCCGTGGACTGGCTCGAACATGGAGGGCCCTGTGCGCTCGGGATTGAGGTTCCCCGAGGCGGCCCGGCCGATGCCGCCGGCGATCGCCCCCCCGAGGTCGGTGAGGATGTCCCCGAACAGGTTGTCGGTGACGATCACGTCGTAGCGCTGCGGGCTCTCGACGAAGTAGATGCACGAGGCGTCGATGTGGTTGTAGGCCGTGGTGACGTCGGGGTACTCGAGTGCCACCTGGTCGAAGGTCCGCTGCCAGAGGTCCCCCGAGAACGTGAGCACGTTGGTCTTGTGGACCAACGTGAGATGCCGGCGGTCCCGGGACCGTGCCAGGTCGAACGCGTACCTGATGCAACGCTCCACGCCGAAGCGCGTGTTCACGGACCCCTGCGTCGCGATCTCCTGCTCCGTACCTTTGCGCAAGAAACCACCCTCGCCTGCGTAGGCGCCTTCCGTGTTCTCCCGGACCACCGAGAAGTCGATCGGCACCCCGGCACCGACGCTGGAGTCCGCTACGAAAGGCCGCAGGTTGATGTACAGGTCGAGCTCGAAACGCATCCTCAACAGCAGACCCCGCTCCAGCACGCCCGGCGGCACCTCCGGGGTGCCGATCGCGCCGAGGAGGATGGCGTCGAAACCGCGCAGCTCGTCGAGGACGGCGTCGGGCAGCACCTCCCCGGTCGCCAGGTAGCGGCGCCCGCCGAGGTCGTATTCGGTCGTGTCCAGGGAGGCACCGGCCGCCCGCGCGACTTTGAGCCCTTCTGCGATCACCTCGGTTCCGATCCCGTCTCCGGGGATCACGGCGATCTTGTAGGTGGTCACGTTCCTGCTGGCTCCTGTCTCGGGTCTGGACACAAAACGACCGCCCCCAAAGGGACGGTCCACGAAGCGCACCGGCGGGCAGGCCGATGCGCTACACGATGATTACGATGCTGCAAGAGGGGGCGGGTCGCTTCACGGTCCCACCAGTCTCGCTGATGGCCGGCCTTCCGTCAACCACCACTAGCCTGGGCACGTATGGCTGCCCCGCACCAACTGACCCAGGACACTTTCGAACGGCTCAAGGCGGAGCTGGAAGACCTGCGCACCCGCGGCCGGATAGAGATCGCCCGAGCCATCGAGGCCGCTCGGGCCCTCGGTGACCTCTCGGAGAACGGCGACTACCACGCTGCCAAGGACACCCAAGGGAAGATGGAGGCCCGGATCCGCCGGCTCGAGGCGATGCTCAAGGACGTCGAGATCGTCGACGGATCCGCCGCCGAGGACGGCGTGGTCGTCGCCGGTGCGGTCGTCTCGCTGCGCTACGAGGGTGACGACGAGGTGGAGAAGTACCTGATCGGTTCCATCGAGGAGCGGCGGGACGGGGTCGAGGTGATCTCGCCCAACTCGCCACTCGGGCAGGCGTTGATCGGCAAGAAGAAGGGCGAGACCGTCTCCTACGAGGCGCCTCGAGGCGCCCAGAAGGTCGAGATCGTCGACGTAGGCAGCTGACCCGTTGATCACCGACCCCTCTCGCGTCCCACTCGGGGCACGAGCCTGGATCGGAAACGGGAGGTTCGGCGCTCTCGTCTCGGCGGACGCCACGATCGACTGGTACTGCCCCGGCGGCATCGGGTCCGCTCCGGTCCTTTGGCGGCTGCTTGACCCCGCCGGCGGTGCCATCAGGGTCGGCCCGGAACGCGACGGGCCCTCCGCGCCCCGCCGGCTGCCCCCGGGGAATCTGCGGTACCGCAGCGGCACGAACGTCGCCGAGAACATCCTCGAAGGGCCGGGGGGCAGGCGGGTGTCGGTCGTCGACTTCCTCCCGTGGCCCGGCTCCGGGTTGGAGGTGGGCGGGAGGATCGTCAGGGTGGTGAGGGCTCTGTCCGGCCCCGTCGACGTGGAGGTCGAGGTGTACCCCGCCGGTCCTTTCGCCGGGGCACGCGACGTAATGGGAACGCCGGATGGGGTCGTTGTCGACGACCTGGCCGTGCAGGTCGGGTTCCCCCTCCTGGCGGAGCCTCTCGGCCGGGACGTCCAGAGGTGGCGGGCGGTGAAGCGGCTGGAGGAAGGGGAAGGTTTCGCCGTGACTGCCGGGCCCCGCTCCGGTTCGGAGGCTCCTCTCACGCTCGACGCGGCGTTGCGGTTGGCCCACGAGACGGAGACCGCCTGGAGGAGCTGGCTGTCGGTGCTCGCCTACACAGGCGTGTACCGGGCCGCCGTCGAACGCAGCCTCCTGGCAGTGAGGTGCCTCACCGGCCCAGCCGGAGCACCGGTCGCGGCCGGCACGACCTCGCTGCCCCGCAGGCCCGGCAGCGAGCGCAACTCCGACGGGCGGTGGGTGCGCTGGCAGGACGCCAGCTCGGCTGTCGCCACCCTGGCAGCGGCGGGGTTCGCCGAGGACGCGGAGGCGGCGGAGGCCTGGCTTCGGCGTTCCGTGACGGACGCTCCACTGCCGTGGCCGGCGTGGCTCGATGCAGACGGCCAGCCGCCGCCGGGATCGGAGGAGTTGCCGCTCCAAGGGTGGAGGATGTCGCAGCCGGTGGTGGCCGGGGTCCCGCTCGACCTCGAGGACATCGACTGCTACGGCGCCGTCGCCGGCGTGATCGGAGCGAGCATGCGCGGCCCGGGAGGGCGGCCGGGCGACCCCGGTCCCCTCTCGGCCTCGTGGCCGGCGCTGTGTGGCGCCACCGACTGGCTCGCCGATCACTGGTCGGATCCCGACGCCGGCGTGTGGCTCTCGCAGGGTCCGCCGGCGAGGCTCGTCTCGACCGGCCTGCAGGCGTGGCTCGCTTTCGATCGCATGGCCCGCCACGCCCGGCAGGCCAACCCGCTGGACCTCTCCGCCGCGGTCTGGCAGCAGGAGGCGAGGGCAGCGATGTCGTGGATCGAGGATTCGGGCTTCGCAGCCGACGGCGGCCTGCGCCGCGACGGGGCCCAGTCCGCCGGCGACGAACCGGACGCTGCCCTACTACGGGCGGCTTGGACCGGACCCTGGCCGCCCCGCCACCACGTCGTGGAGGCGACTGTCGACCGGGTCCTCGAGCGCCTCAGCGCCGGCGGCCTGCTCTACCGCTACCCGGAGAAGGTGGACGACGGGCACGCCGGCCCCGACAACCCTGACCTGCTCGCGACCCTGTGGGCCGCCCGCGCGCTCGCTGAAATGGAGCGGTGGGACGAGGCTCACGAGCGGATGGAAGCGGTGCTCGGGCTGGCGGGGCCCACAGGGATCCTTTCCGAAGCGGCCGACCCGGTCGCGGCGGAGTTGACGGGAAATCTCCCTTCGACCTCGGTGCATCTCGCGCTCGTCGACGCCGCGCTCGCTCTCGAGCGCGGCCCGGCGTGACGTGAATGAGACGTGTATGAAGGGACCGAGGTAACGCCACCCCAACCCTGTCCACCTATGGCGCGACCGGGTCGCCGTCCGCGGACAGCGAATGGACACAGTGACCGGAATTCCTCGGGGTGACAGCAGCCGTGCCGGATAGCGTGCGACGCATGTCAGATCCTCCTGCAATCCTCGTCGAGGGCCTGCACAAGTCGTTTGGGACCGTGAACGCGTTACGAGGCGTCGACTTCGCGGTGCCTAGGGGCACCGTCCTCGGCGTCCTCGGCCCCAATGGGGCGGGCAAGACGACAGCGGTACGCATCCTCACCACGCTCCTCAAACCCGACGCCGGGCGCGCCTTGATCGAAGGGCTCGACGTGGTTGACCAGGAGGAGGCCGTCCGGGAGATCATCGGCCTCGCGGGTCAGTCGGCCGCCATCCAGGAGGAGCTCACCGGGAGGGAGAACCTCGAAATCGTCGGCCGTCTCTACCACCTTCCCAAGCGCGAGTGCCGCGAGCGCGCGGCCGAGCTCTTGGAGCGGTTCGACCTCGCCGACGCGGCAGACAGGCCGGCCAAGCAATACTCCGGCGGCATGCAGCGCCGGCTCGACCTGGCGGCGAGCCTCGTGGCCCAACCCGCGGTCCTGTTTCTCGACGAGCCGACCACCGGATTGGACCCGCGGAGCCGCATCGGGATGTGGTCCATCATCCGTGAGCTGGTGGCTGCTGGCACCACCCTCCTGCTCACCACCCAGTACCTTGACGAGGCGGACGAACTTGCCGACGAGATCGTCGTCATCGACCGAGGTCTCGTGATCGCGGCGGGCACGTCCGAACAACTCAAGGACCGCGTCGGCGGTGACGTCATCGAGTTCACGGTCCCGGACAGCACTAAGCGCGACGACGCGATCCGTGCCGTCGCATCCCTTACCGACGGGGAGCCTTCGGTGGACACCGGCACTGGGATGGTGTCGCTGCGGATCGGGCACCGCGGGTCGGAGGCTCTCGTGCAGACCGTCAGGGAACTCGACTCCGCCGGCATCGCTGCCCAGGGTTTGAGTCTCCGCCGCCCCTCTCTCGACGACGTCTTCCTCGCCCTGACGGGCCATGCCGCCGAGACCGAGAACACCAAACCGGTCACGGGACATCGACGCAAGCGTGCGGCTGTCGGGGGCGGAGAGGAGACCAGGTGACGACGGTTACCCTCGCCGGCCCCGAACGAGCAAGGTTGGCGTCGCGGACGCCGTCGCAAAAGCTTCAGCGCGCGTTGACCGACTCGGCCACGATCATGCGGCGCAACTTGATCCTGTGGACCCGCGTACCGGCGTACATCATGTTCACGGTCATCCAGCCGCTGATGTTCATGCTTCTTTTCCGCTACGTCTTCGGTGGCGCGATCCCCGTCAAAGCGCAGGGGGGCTACGTCAACTACCTCCTGCCGGGCGTAATCGGCCAGACGTGCGCGTTCACCTCGTTCGGAACCGCAATCGCATTGGCGCAGGAGCTCAAGAAAGGGTCGATAGACCGGCTCAGGTCCATGCCCATCGCACGCTCCGCCGTGCTGATAGGCCGCCTGGGCGCCGACGTCGTGAGGCTGGCGGTAACCGTCTCAGTCCTCATCGCCGTGGGGTATGCGGTCGGCTTCCGCTTCGAAAACGGTGCGATCCCGGCGCTACTGATGTTCGTGCTCGCTCTCGCCGTCGGCGTCGCGCTCGCTTGCATCTCCGCATTCACGGGGTTGTCGATCAAAGACGAGGAGTCCGTGCAGGCGTTCGGCTTCATCTGGGTGTTCCCCTTCACCTTCGTCAGCTCCGCGTTCGTGCAGATCCACAGCATGCCCGGGTGGATGCAGGCCTTCGCCAAAAACCAGCCGATCAGTATCTTCATCGAGGAGATGCGCTCTTTGGCTCTCGGTGGGCCCCTCGCACTACACGCATGGCAGAGCGTCGCCTGGCTGGCGGCAATCCTCGTCGTGTTCGGATCCCTTGCTGTCCGGGCCTATAGGCGGGCATGAGCAGGCCGCGCGGCATCGACGAGCGTTTCCTGGCGCTTCCCCTCGCGGATCTCGCCGGCGCGGCCCTGGAGACGGCGCGGCGCGGTGGCGCCGCGCACGCGGAGTTCCGGCTCGAACGCACCCGCGATCTGATGGTGCGCATCCGCGACTGGGAGGTGGAGGATTCAGGCGAGTCCGACACGGCCGGTCTTTCGGTGAGAGTGCTTCACGAGGGAACGTGGGGGTTTGCTTCGGCCAGCCGGCTCGACGCGGACTCCGCCGCGCGAGCTGCCACGGACGCCCTGGAGATCGCGCGCATCTCCTCGGCGATCAACCGTGAGCGCGTGGACCTCGCCCCCGAGCCGGTCTACGCGGGCGCCACCTGGGTTTCCTCCTACGAACACAACCCGTTCGACGTGCCGGCGGGCGACCGGATCGCCCACCTTCTCGGCTGGACGGAACGGCTGCTGGCCCACAAGACCGTGAACCACGCAGATGCCTCAGTGCACGCCGTCCAGGAGGACAAGTTCTACGCGGACCTCGCCGGCACCGCCACCACCCAGGAGCGCGTCCGGGTCCACCCCGTCGCCACCGCCGTGTCGATCGACGCGAATACCGGAGCCTTCGAGACCATGCGGACGCTCGCCCCGCCGACCGGACGCGGCTGGGAGTACCTGACCGGCACCGAGTGGGACTGGGATCGAGAACTCGCGGAGATGCCGGAGCTCCTCGCGGAAAGGCTGAAGGCGCCGAGCGCCGAGGCGGGGCTTTACGACGTGATCATCGACCCGTCGAACCTGTGGCTGACCATCCACGAATCCATCGGGCATGCCACCGAACTGGACCGCGCCCTTGGTTACGAGGCGGCTTACGCGGGCACCTCGTTCGCGACCTTCGACAGGCTCGGCTCCCTGAGGTACGGATCGCCGGTGATGCACGTCGTCGGCGACCGAACGGTCGAGCACGGGCTGGCCACGGTCGGATACGACGACGAGGGTGTGCGCGCACAGAGTTGGGACCTGGTCAGGGAGGGGATCCTCGCGGGCTACCAGCTCAACCGCGCCATGGCGGCGAGGCAGGGACTCGGCAGGTCCAACGGCTGCGCCTTCGCCGACTCCCCCGGTCACATCCCGTTGCAGCGCATGGCGAATGTTTCGCTGCGGCCGGTCCCGGGCGGTCCCTCCACCGAGGAGCTCATCGGATCCGTCGACGACGGCATCTACGTCGTCGGCGACAAGAGCTGGTCGATCGACATGCAGCGCTACAACTTCCAGTTCACGGGCCAGCGCTTCTACAGGA encodes the following:
- a CDS encoding TldD/PmbA family protein → MSRPRGIDERFLALPLADLAGAALETARRGGAAHAEFRLERTRDLMVRIRDWEVEDSGESDTAGLSVRVLHEGTWGFASASRLDADSAARAATDALEIARISSAINRERVDLAPEPVYAGATWVSSYEHNPFDVPAGDRIAHLLGWTERLLAHKTVNHADASVHAVQEDKFYADLAGTATTQERVRVHPVATAVSIDANTGAFETMRTLAPPTGRGWEYLTGTEWDWDRELAEMPELLAERLKAPSAEAGLYDVIIDPSNLWLTIHESIGHATELDRALGYEAAYAGTSFATFDRLGSLRYGSPVMHVVGDRTVEHGLATVGYDDEGVRAQSWDLVREGILAGYQLNRAMAARQGLGRSNGCAFADSPGHIPLQRMANVSLRPVPGGPSTEELIGSVDDGIYVVGDKSWSIDMQRYNFQFTGQRFYRIRSGQLAGQLKDAAYQGMTTDFWGSMAAVGGEQTYVLGGAMNCGKGQPGQVAPVSHGCPSALFRGVRILNTNEESGR
- a CDS encoding branched-chain amino acid transaminase, giving the protein MPITKTEKIWMDGEFVDWDEARVHILTHSLHYGCGVFEGIRAYPTETGPAVFRLTDHIVRLFNSAKIFMIDVPFTVEELIEATKATVRVNGLSECYIRPLVYLGYGEMGLNPLPAPVNVSIAVWPWGAYLGDEGVANGVRMKISSWQRHDPNAMPPAAKGTGMYINSSMAKVEALKAGYDEAILLSPQGYVSECTGENIFVVRHGKIITPPLSAGALEGITQSSVMTIARDLGFETEVGNILRSDLYIAEEAFLSGTAAEVVPIASVDDRPVGDGKPGLMTRQIQEVYQAAVRGKVDRYKDWVEHVG
- the greA gene encoding transcription elongation factor GreA, producing the protein MAAPHQLTQDTFERLKAELEDLRTRGRIEIARAIEAARALGDLSENGDYHAAKDTQGKMEARIRRLEAMLKDVEIVDGSAAEDGVVVAGAVVSLRYEGDDEVEKYLIGSIEERRDGVEVISPNSPLGQALIGKKKGETVSYEAPRGAQKVEIVDVGS
- a CDS encoding glycoside hydrolase family 15 protein; this encodes MITDPSRVPLGARAWIGNGRFGALVSADATIDWYCPGGIGSAPVLWRLLDPAGGAIRVGPERDGPSAPRRLPPGNLRYRSGTNVAENILEGPGGRRVSVVDFLPWPGSGLEVGGRIVRVVRALSGPVDVEVEVYPAGPFAGARDVMGTPDGVVVDDLAVQVGFPLLAEPLGRDVQRWRAVKRLEEGEGFAVTAGPRSGSEAPLTLDAALRLAHETETAWRSWLSVLAYTGVYRAAVERSLLAVRCLTGPAGAPVAAGTTSLPRRPGSERNSDGRWVRWQDASSAVATLAAAGFAEDAEAAEAWLRRSVTDAPLPWPAWLDADGQPPPGSEELPLQGWRMSQPVVAGVPLDLEDIDCYGAVAGVIGASMRGPGGRPGDPGPLSASWPALCGATDWLADHWSDPDAGVWLSQGPPARLVSTGLQAWLAFDRMARHARQANPLDLSAAVWQQEARAAMSWIEDSGFAADGGLRRDGAQSAGDEPDAALLRAAWTGPWPPRHHVVEATVDRVLERLSAGGLLYRYPEKVDDGHAGPDNPDLLATLWAARALAEMERWDEAHERMEAVLGLAGPTGILSEAADPVAAELTGNLPSTSVHLALVDAALALERGPA
- a CDS encoding ATP-binding cassette domain-containing protein, coding for MSDPPAILVEGLHKSFGTVNALRGVDFAVPRGTVLGVLGPNGAGKTTAVRILTTLLKPDAGRALIEGLDVVDQEEAVREIIGLAGQSAAIQEELTGRENLEIVGRLYHLPKRECRERAAELLERFDLADAADRPAKQYSGGMQRRLDLAASLVAQPAVLFLDEPTTGLDPRSRIGMWSIIRELVAAGTTLLLTTQYLDEADELADEIVVIDRGLVIAAGTSEQLKDRVGGDVIEFTVPDSTKRDDAIRAVASLTDGEPSVDTGTGMVSLRIGHRGSEALVQTVRELDSAGIAAQGLSLRRPSLDDVFLALTGHAAETENTKPVTGHRRKRAAVGGGEETR
- a CDS encoding 3-isopropylmalate dehydrogenase translates to MTTYKIAVIPGDGIGTEVIAEGLKVARAAGASLDTTEYDLGGRRYLATGEVLPDAVLDELRGFDAILLGAIGTPEVPPGVLERGLLLRMRFELDLYINLRPFVADSSVGAGVPIDFSVVRENTEGAYAGEGGFLRKGTEQEIATQGSVNTRFGVERCIRYAFDLARSRDRRHLTLVHKTNVLTFSGDLWQRTFDQVALEYPDVTTAYNHIDASCIYFVESPQRYDVIVTDNLFGDILTDLGGAIAGGIGRAASGNLNPERTGPSMFEPVHGSAPDIAGTGKANPVAAIVSTAMMLDFLGAGDAASRITKAVSGFVPGSGSSTFQVGDAIAERV
- a CDS encoding ABC transporter permease codes for the protein MTTVTLAGPERARLASRTPSQKLQRALTDSATIMRRNLILWTRVPAYIMFTVIQPLMFMLLFRYVFGGAIPVKAQGGYVNYLLPGVIGQTCAFTSFGTAIALAQELKKGSIDRLRSMPIARSAVLIGRLGADVVRLAVTVSVLIAVGYAVGFRFENGAIPALLMFVLALAVGVALACISAFTGLSIKDEESVQAFGFIWVFPFTFVSSAFVQIHSMPGWMQAFAKNQPISIFIEEMRSLALGGPLALHAWQSVAWLAAILVVFGSLAVRAYRRA